The following proteins are co-located in the Nocardioides piscis genome:
- a CDS encoding FAS1-like dehydratase domain-containing protein, whose product MPPTYPIVIAFEAMQAFLAAEQVDLVRIVHGEQRFAYERPIRVGDRLSATLSVASVRQIGGADIIGTRSAIHDASGALVCMAKATLVHTGGPA is encoded by the coding sequence GTGCCCCCGACCTATCCGATCGTGATCGCCTTCGAGGCGATGCAGGCGTTCCTGGCCGCCGAGCAGGTCGACCTCGTCCGGATCGTCCACGGGGAGCAGCGCTTCGCCTACGAGCGCCCGATCCGCGTCGGCGACCGGCTCAGTGCCACCTTGAGCGTCGCGAGCGTCCGACAGATCGGTGGCGCCGACATCATCGGCACCAGAAGCGCCATCCATGACGCCTCCGGCGCCCTGGTCTGTATGGCGAAGGCCACCCTGGTCCACACCGGCGGGCCGGCATGA
- a CDS encoding adenosine deaminase: protein MGHRDVRTLPKAHLHLHFTGSMRHETLLELAARDGIVLPDGLAEDWPPQLSAADEKGWFRFQRLYDVARSVLRTHDDVRRLVLEAAQDDVADGGRWLEIQVDPSGYAGRFGGITAFTDLVLDCVRDAADRTGLGIAVVIAANRTRHPLDARTLARLAAQYADRGVIGFGLSNDERRGRTADFAPAFAIAERAGLLLAPHGGELRGPEHVATCLTQLRADRLGHGVRAAEDPELLARIVEAGVALEVCPVSNVALGVYSDLTSVPLPELIEAGATIALGADDPLLFGSRLAGQYATMRAAHDLDDATLAGLARSSFVASRAPAEVVARAMADIDAWLAAGPAMMPA from the coding sequence ATGGGCCACCGGGACGTGCGAACTCTGCCCAAGGCCCATCTCCACCTGCACTTCACCGGCTCGATGCGCCACGAGACCCTGCTCGAGCTGGCGGCGCGCGACGGCATCGTCCTCCCGGACGGCCTCGCGGAGGACTGGCCCCCGCAGCTCTCGGCCGCCGACGAGAAGGGCTGGTTCCGGTTCCAGCGCCTCTATGACGTGGCCCGGTCGGTGCTCCGCACCCACGACGACGTACGTCGACTGGTGCTCGAGGCCGCGCAGGACGACGTGGCCGACGGCGGCCGTTGGCTCGAGATCCAGGTCGACCCCAGTGGCTATGCGGGGCGCTTCGGTGGCATCACCGCCTTCACCGACCTCGTCCTGGACTGCGTCCGCGACGCCGCCGACCGCACCGGGCTCGGCATCGCGGTCGTCATCGCCGCCAACCGGACCCGACATCCGCTGGATGCGCGCACCCTGGCGCGACTGGCGGCGCAGTATGCCGATCGGGGGGTGATCGGCTTCGGGCTCTCCAACGACGAGCGCCGCGGTCGCACCGCCGACTTCGCCCCCGCCTTCGCGATCGCCGAACGAGCGGGCCTGCTGCTCGCCCCGCACGGCGGCGAGCTGCGCGGTCCCGAGCACGTCGCGACGTGCCTCACCCAGCTCCGTGCCGACCGGCTCGGCCACGGGGTGCGCGCGGCCGAGGACCCTGAGCTGTTGGCGCGCATCGTCGAGGCAGGTGTGGCGCTGGAGGTCTGCCCCGTCTCCAACGTCGCACTCGGCGTGTATTCCGACCTCACCTCCGTCCCGCTGCCCGAGCTCATCGAGGCCGGGGCGACCATCGCCCTCGGCGCCGACGACCCGCTGCTGTTCGGCTCCCGACTCGCCGGGCAGTACGCCACGATGAGGGCCGCGCACGACCTCGACGACGCCACGCTGGCAGGACTGGCGCGCAGCTCGTTCGTCGCCTCGCGGGCGCCCGCGGAGGTGGTCGCGCGGGCGATGGCCGACATCGACGCGTGGCTCGCCGCAGGACCTGCGATGATGCCCGCGTGA
- a CDS encoding MaoC/PaaZ C-terminal domain-containing protein — protein MRPGHEFEAQTYRLTRADLLAYAAASGDPNPIHQDEDIARSVGLPGVIAHGMLTLGLAGRAVATWTDDAEVVELGCKFTHPVVVPADTGVDVVVAGTVKSVTDDLVMIALEVTCGGEKVLTMPRATVRRVTTSG, from the coding sequence ATGAGGCCCGGCCACGAGTTCGAGGCCCAGACCTATCGCCTCACCCGCGCCGACCTGCTCGCCTATGCCGCCGCGAGCGGTGACCCCAACCCCATCCACCAGGACGAGGACATCGCCCGCAGCGTCGGCCTGCCGGGCGTCATCGCCCACGGAATGCTCACGCTGGGACTCGCGGGCAGGGCCGTGGCGACCTGGACCGACGACGCCGAGGTGGTCGAGCTGGGCTGCAAGTTCACCCACCCGGTCGTGGTGCCCGCCGACACAGGCGTCGACGTCGTCGTGGCGGGCACGGTGAAGTCGGTGACCGACGACCTGGTCATGATCGCGCTCGAGGTGACCTGCGGCGGCGAGAAGGTGCTGACGATGCCCAGGGCCACCGTTCGTCGTGTGACCACCAGTGGCTGA
- a CDS encoding TerD family protein, whose protein sequence is MTELTQGQSLTLAEDGQPLTSVRMAVGWEHSSTAGFMGSGAAPIDLDASAVQFAGEQFFDIAFFNNLATRDGSVIHLGDNTTGKGEGDDETISVDLARVYAKVDTILFLVTSYQGHSLEYIRNAYCRLIDDAGVEFARFTITLGVQETGLVMAKLFRDGDGWRLGAIGAGIALKTPTDSIELLSAYVDR, encoded by the coding sequence GTGACCGAGCTGACCCAGGGCCAGTCGCTGACGTTGGCCGAGGACGGGCAGCCGTTGACGAGCGTGCGGATGGCCGTCGGCTGGGAGCACTCCTCGACAGCCGGGTTCATGGGCAGCGGCGCGGCCCCGATCGATCTCGACGCCTCGGCGGTGCAGTTCGCCGGTGAGCAGTTCTTCGACATCGCATTCTTCAACAACCTCGCGACCCGCGACGGCTCGGTCATCCACCTCGGGGACAACACCACCGGCAAGGGCGAGGGCGACGACGAGACGATCAGCGTCGACCTGGCAAGGGTCTACGCCAAGGTCGACACGATCCTGTTCCTCGTCACGAGCTATCAGGGCCACTCGCTGGAATACATCCGCAACGCTTACTGCCGACTCATCGATGACGCAGGCGTCGAGTTCGCCCGCTTCACGATCACCCTGGGCGTGCAGGAGACCGGGCTCGTGATGGCCAAGCTGTTCCGCGACGGGGACGGCTGGCGGCTCGGGGCGATCGGCGCCGGCATCGCACTCAAGACGCCGACGGACTCGATCGAGCTGTTGTCGGCATACGTCGATCGATGA
- the rpmG gene encoding 50S ribosomal protein L33, whose translation MASKSSDVRPKITLACVDCKERNYITKKNRRNDPDRIELKKFCPRCRTHTAHRETR comes from the coding sequence GTGGCCAGCAAGAGCTCTGACGTTCGCCCCAAGATCACGCTCGCGTGCGTCGATTGCAAGGAGCGGAACTACATCACCAAGAAGAACCGCCGCAACGACCCCGACCGCATCGAGCTGAAGAAGTTCTGTCCGCGCTGTCGCACCCACACCGCGCACCGCGAGACCCGCTGA
- a CDS encoding amidase: MTRVHSYADDALSELDAVGLVEAYQQGLAIPDVIEAAIARVEAVDEQLGAVAYEAFDRARAEAAAPRPGFFAGVPSFLKDNVDVAGMPTQHGSDAFVARPAQRDGDFARMFLATGLVPLGKTRLSEFGFSGAVDHPRLGPVRTPWHTEHYAGASSAGSAALVAAGAVPIAHANDGGGSIRIPASVNGLVGLKPTRDRLAQDKLMRDMPVRIVSDGVLTRSVRDTAAFYREAEKVFRNPKLAPIGDITRPGRSRLRVALVVKGVGRDASPEVRELTLRTGELLESLGHRVEEIEPPVPSRFVDQFVLYWSMLAMAIVKTGKKTYGESWDPSQLDNLTLGLARHCQRNLHKLPLAIASIAASKRLAAKHHATYDITLTPTLATATPTVGHLDPMADYDQIMDRLMDWVAFTPLQNATGEPAVSLPLAVTSTGLPQGMMFGAGQGREARLLELAYELEQAAPWPRIQDSNPA; this comes from the coding sequence ATGACTCGTGTGCACTCCTACGCCGATGACGCCCTCTCCGAGCTCGACGCGGTCGGGCTCGTCGAGGCCTACCAGCAGGGCCTCGCCATCCCGGACGTGATCGAGGCGGCCATCGCCCGGGTCGAGGCCGTCGACGAGCAGCTCGGGGCGGTGGCGTACGAAGCGTTCGACCGCGCGCGTGCCGAGGCTGCTGCGCCTCGCCCGGGGTTCTTCGCCGGGGTCCCGTCCTTCCTCAAGGACAACGTCGACGTCGCCGGGATGCCCACCCAGCACGGCAGTGACGCCTTCGTCGCCAGGCCCGCGCAGCGCGACGGTGACTTCGCCCGGATGTTCCTCGCGACCGGCCTGGTCCCGCTCGGCAAGACGCGGCTCAGCGAGTTCGGCTTCAGCGGCGCGGTCGACCACCCGCGCCTCGGCCCGGTCCGCACGCCGTGGCACACCGAGCACTACGCCGGTGCCTCCAGCGCCGGTTCTGCCGCCCTCGTCGCCGCGGGTGCGGTGCCGATCGCTCACGCCAACGACGGCGGCGGGTCGATCCGGATCCCGGCCAGTGTCAACGGGCTGGTCGGCCTCAAGCCCACCCGCGACCGGCTCGCGCAGGACAAGCTGATGCGTGACATGCCGGTGCGCATCGTCTCCGACGGCGTGCTGACCCGCAGCGTCCGCGACACCGCCGCGTTCTACCGCGAGGCCGAGAAGGTCTTCCGCAACCCCAAGCTGGCCCCGATCGGCGACATCACGCGCCCGGGCCGCTCGCGGCTGCGCGTCGCGCTCGTCGTCAAGGGAGTCGGCCGCGATGCCAGCCCGGAGGTGCGCGAGCTGACCTTGCGGACCGGCGAGCTGCTCGAGTCGCTGGGTCACCGGGTGGAGGAGATCGAGCCGCCGGTCCCGAGCCGTTTCGTCGACCAGTTCGTCCTCTACTGGTCGATGCTGGCCATGGCCATCGTCAAGACCGGCAAGAAGACGTATGGCGAGTCCTGGGACCCCTCCCAGCTCGACAACCTGACGCTCGGACTCGCGCGTCACTGCCAGCGCAACCTGCACAAGCTGCCACTGGCGATCGCCAGCATCGCCGCGAGCAAGCGGCTCGCGGCCAAGCACCACGCGACGTACGACATCACCCTGACCCCGACCCTGGCCACCGCCACCCCCACCGTGGGGCACCTCGATCCGATGGCCGACTACGACCAGATCATGGACCGCCTGATGGACTGGGTGGCCTTCACGCCGTTGCAGAACGCCACCGGCGAGCCGGCGGTGTCGCTGCCGCTTGCAGTGACCTCGACGGGGCTGCCCCAGGGGATGATGTTCGGCGCCGGACAGGGTCGCGAGGCGCGTCTGTTGGAGCTGGCGTACGAGCTCGAGCAGGCCGCGCCGTGGCCGCGGATCCAGGACTCGAATCCCGCCTGA
- the rplK gene encoding 50S ribosomal protein L11, translating to MPPKKKIAALVKVQLQAGSATPAPPVGTALGPHGVNIMDFCKAYNAQTESMRGNVIPVEITIYEDRSFTFITKTPPAAELIKKAAGLKKGSGVPHKEKVGKLTKDQVREIATTKLPDLNANDIDAAMKIVEGTARSMGVTTD from the coding sequence ATGCCTCCCAAGAAGAAGATCGCTGCGCTCGTCAAGGTGCAGCTGCAGGCCGGGTCAGCTACTCCGGCTCCGCCGGTCGGTACCGCCCTCGGTCCCCACGGCGTCAACATCATGGACTTCTGCAAGGCCTACAACGCGCAGACCGAGTCGATGCGCGGCAACGTGATCCCCGTCGAGATCACGATCTATGAGGACCGGTCCTTCACCTTCATCACGAAGACGCCGCCTGCGGCGGAGCTGATCAAGAAGGCCGCCGGTCTGAAGAAGGGCTCGGGCGTCCCGCACAAGGAGAAGGTCGGCAAGCTGACCAAGGACCAGGTGCGCGAGATCGCGACGACCAAGCTGCCCGACCTCAACGCCAACGACATCGACGCCGCGATGAAGATCGTCGAGGGCACCGCCCGATCCATGGGCGTCACCACCGACTGA
- the nusG gene encoding transcription termination/antitermination protein NusG — protein MSDQYDSSDENEALEVTESPEAPLAPEAGDGAEATQDESVTAEDVTAEDETAEDETAEEPAADDPLEAFRRELWAKPGEWYVVHTYSGMEKRVKQNLENRIISLNMEDYIHEIVVPTEEVAEIKNGQRKMVTRTVLPGYVLVRMDLTDESWSAVRHTPSVTGFVGHSHEPVPLSMSEVEDMLAPAVVAVAEAEAAAAAGDTSGNAPGVKKPVEVADFDVSDSVMVVDGPFATLHATITEINAESQRVKALVEIFGRETPVELSFSQIQKV, from the coding sequence GTGTCGGATCAGTACGACTCCTCGGATGAGAACGAGGCCCTCGAGGTCACCGAGTCCCCCGAAGCGCCCCTGGCCCCAGAGGCCGGCGACGGCGCCGAGGCGACCCAGGACGAGTCCGTGACGGCCGAGGACGTGACCGCCGAGGACGAGACCGCCGAGGACGAGACCGCGGAGGAGCCGGCTGCCGACGACCCGCTGGAGGCGTTCCGGCGCGAGCTGTGGGCCAAGCCCGGTGAGTGGTACGTCGTGCACACCTACTCCGGCATGGAGAAGCGGGTCAAGCAGAACCTCGAGAACCGCATCATCTCGTTGAACATGGAGGACTACATCCACGAGATCGTGGTCCCCACCGAAGAGGTCGCCGAGATCAAGAACGGTCAGCGCAAGATGGTCACGCGCACCGTTCTCCCGGGCTACGTCCTGGTCCGGATGGACCTCACCGACGAGTCCTGGTCCGCCGTACGCCACACGCCTTCTGTGACCGGCTTCGTCGGCCACAGCCACGAGCCCGTCCCGCTCAGCATGTCCGAGGTCGAGGACATGCTCGCCCCGGCCGTCGTCGCGGTGGCCGAGGCCGAGGCCGCTGCTGCTGCGGGGGACACCTCGGGCAACGCGCCCGGCGTCAAGAAGCCGGTCGAGGTGGCCGACTTCGACGTCTCCGACTCCGTGATGGTGGTCGACGGACCGTTCGCCACGCTCCACGCGACGATCACCGAGATCAACGCGGAGTCCCAGAGGGTCAAGGCCCTCGTCGAGATCTTCGGCCGGGAGACCCCGGTCGAGCTGAGCTTCAGCCAGATCCAGAAGGTCTGA
- the secE gene encoding preprotein translocase subunit SecE, with protein MSDSSAVHESREDSRRDDGKRTGPATFYRQVVAELRKVVWPTQEQLVTYFLVVMVFVLAMMAFVAVLDVAFGKLVFALFAGDTAQ; from the coding sequence GTGTCGGACTCCAGTGCAGTCCACGAGTCACGCGAGGACTCGCGGCGTGACGACGGCAAGCGCACCGGCCCCGCCACCTTCTACCGCCAGGTCGTGGCCGAGCTCCGCAAGGTCGTGTGGCCCACGCAGGAGCAGCTGGTCACCTACTTCCTGGTGGTGATGGTCTTCGTCCTCGCGATGATGGCGTTCGTCGCAGTCCTCGACGTGGCGTTCGGCAAGCTCGTGTTCGCCCTGTTCGCCGGCGACACCGCCCAGTGA
- a CDS encoding CidA/LrgA family protein, which produces MDGNRDVINGLMWLLLCQVAGEVVVRLVGIPVPGPVVGMVLLFGLLQWRKPAPAAGVFRAGDALLRHLQLFFVPAGVGVVTYLAVVRDDALPIAGALVLSWLAGLLVVGWLVTGLRRG; this is translated from the coding sequence GTGGACGGGAACCGCGACGTGATCAACGGCCTGATGTGGCTCCTGCTGTGCCAGGTCGCCGGCGAGGTCGTCGTCCGGCTCGTCGGCATACCCGTCCCCGGACCGGTCGTCGGCATGGTGCTGCTCTTCGGTCTGCTGCAGTGGCGGAAGCCGGCACCAGCGGCCGGGGTGTTCCGCGCCGGCGACGCCCTGCTGCGCCACCTCCAGCTCTTCTTCGTCCCGGCGGGCGTGGGCGTGGTCACCTATCTCGCCGTCGTCCGTGACGACGCGCTGCCGATCGCGGGCGCTCTCGTCCTGTCCTGGCTGGCTGGGCTGCTCGTCGTCGGCTGGCTGGTCACCGGGTTGAGGCGCGGATGA
- a CDS encoding DUF4190 domain-containing protein encodes MTPPAEPPSNPYDPNWPKPEQPQDPQQPQGQPDPSRSGPDTPTNPYAQDQPAQPGWGQPTGEGSQSPYPPYGQAPYGQQQPPYGQAPYGQQQPPYGQAPYGQQPYGQAPYGQAPYGGQVAPPHPSATTAMLLGIGALAGMFICGIPILLAPFAWMVGGRAVKEIDAAPGRYSGREQAQAGRIMGMIGTALLVLIALGLAVLITVGLAASNDMSDMSYDPQEGYSSSSDPMF; translated from the coding sequence GTGACGCCACCTGCCGAGCCGCCGAGCAACCCCTACGACCCCAACTGGCCCAAGCCGGAGCAACCCCAGGACCCTCAGCAACCCCAGGGCCAGCCCGACCCGTCGCGGTCGGGCCCTGACACCCCGACCAACCCCTATGCGCAGGACCAGCCGGCCCAGCCGGGCTGGGGCCAGCCCACGGGCGAGGGCTCGCAGTCGCCATACCCGCCCTATGGCCAGGCCCCCTACGGCCAGCAGCAGCCGCCCTACGGCCAGGCCCCGTACGGCCAGCAGCAGCCGCCTTACGGCCAGGCCCCGTACGGGCAGCAGCCCTATGGCCAGGCCCCCTACGGGCAGGCGCCGTACGGCGGTCAGGTCGCACCCCCGCACCCGTCGGCGACCACGGCCATGCTCCTGGGCATCGGAGCCCTGGCCGGCATGTTCATCTGCGGCATCCCGATCCTGCTCGCGCCGTTCGCCTGGATGGTCGGCGGCCGCGCGGTCAAGGAGATCGACGCCGCTCCGGGTCGCTACTCCGGACGGGAGCAGGCGCAGGCCGGCCGGATCATGGGCATGATCGGCACCGCGCTACTGGTGCTGATCGCCCTGGGTCTCGCCGTCCTCATCACCGTGGGCCTCGCAGCCAGCAACGACATGTCGGACATGAGCTATGACCCGCAGGAGGGCTACTCGTCCTCCTCCGACCCGATGTTCTGA
- a CDS encoding DNA-3-methyladenine glycosylase I encodes MGDACRGEAAHLERLTLEAFQSGLSWLTILNKRDAFREVFAGFDADTVAAFGEGDVERLMTDARIVRNRRKVEAAVTNARATVRLREQGGLVELLWSFRPDQTPAPRSLSHAATSSPESLAMSKALKRAGFAHVGPTTMHALMEAIGIVDDHLVDCHRRGSSGVWTGTAT; translated from the coding sequence GTGGGGGATGCCTGTCGAGGGGAGGCGGCACACCTGGAACGCCTCACGCTCGAGGCGTTCCAGTCCGGGCTGTCGTGGCTGACGATCCTCAACAAGCGCGACGCCTTCCGAGAGGTGTTCGCCGGCTTCGACGCCGACACGGTGGCCGCGTTCGGCGAGGGCGACGTCGAGCGGCTGATGACCGACGCCCGGATCGTCCGCAACCGGCGCAAGGTCGAGGCCGCCGTCACCAACGCCCGGGCGACCGTGCGGCTGCGGGAGCAGGGTGGACTCGTCGAGCTCCTGTGGTCGTTCCGCCCCGACCAGACCCCAGCCCCTCGCAGCCTGTCCCACGCGGCGACGAGCAGCCCGGAGAGCCTCGCGATGAGCAAGGCGCTGAAGAGGGCCGGGTTCGCGCACGTCGGACCGACCACGATGCATGCGTTGATGGAGGCGATCGGCATCGTCGACGATCACCTCGTCGACTGCCACCGCCGGGGCAGCAGTGGCGTGTGGACGGGAACCGCGACGTGA
- a CDS encoding LrgB family protein, whose translation MSETLEWMRTSPVALVALTLLAYRIGCEARDRSGGHALAQPVLVAIVLIGVVLWAADIDYSTYRPGTELIAFWLGPATVALAIPLHRQFARLRGVLLPMLVAVPVGAATSILTAYALVRLLGGDDLLATTMAPKAATTPVSIALSEVAGGIPPLTAVLAIAVGILGAVIGPVVLTIARIRDPRARGLALGATSHGIGTSRALAESEEEGAFAGLSMGLTALATSLLLPVLLVMLRQL comes from the coding sequence ATGAGCGAGACCCTCGAGTGGATGCGCACCTCGCCGGTCGCGCTGGTCGCCCTGACCCTGCTCGCCTATCGCATCGGGTGCGAGGCACGAGACCGCAGCGGTGGCCATGCGCTCGCCCAGCCGGTGCTGGTCGCCATCGTGCTGATCGGGGTCGTCCTCTGGGCGGCCGACATCGACTACTCGACCTATCGCCCGGGGACCGAGCTCATCGCCTTCTGGCTGGGACCGGCGACCGTCGCCCTCGCCATCCCGCTCCATCGGCAGTTCGCACGCCTGCGGGGCGTCCTGCTGCCGATGCTGGTCGCCGTCCCGGTGGGGGCAGCGACGTCCATCCTCACGGCCTACGCGCTCGTTCGCCTCCTCGGGGGCGACGACCTGCTGGCCACCACGATGGCGCCGAAGGCCGCCACCACCCCGGTGTCGATCGCCCTCTCGGAGGTCGCGGGCGGGATCCCGCCGCTCACAGCGGTGCTGGCCATCGCCGTGGGCATCCTCGGTGCCGTCATCGGCCCGGTCGTCCTCACGATCGCGCGGATCCGGGACCCGCGTGCGCGAGGCCTGGCGCTCGGCGCGACGTCCCACGGAATCGGCACGAGCCGGGCGCTGGCCGAGAGCGAGGAGGAGGGAGCGTTCGCCGGCCTCTCGATGGGTCTGACTGCCCTCGCGACCAGCCTGCTCCTGCCCGTCCTGCTCGTCATGCTGCGCCAGCTCTAG
- a CDS encoding UDP-N-acetylmuramate dehydrogenase, whose protein sequence is MAERLADHTTLRLGGPAREWVRATTESEVIDAVASADEAGTPVLVLGGGSNLVVADAGFEGRVVEIATRGISADADSPDDLACLGAVTVTAAAGESWDELVATAVERGWVGVEALSGIPGSVGATPIQNVGAYGQDVSQTIASVRVWDRVLKGVRTFAVADCGFGYRTSRFKADPGRHVVLEVRFLLKQGTLGAPVEYAELARTLGIEVAQRASLDEVRAAVLALRAGKGMVLDPADHDTWSAGSFFTNPALTPEQAAALPEEAPRWPQPDGTVKSSAAWLIQQAGFDRGYPAGARVSLSTKHALALTNRGSATTEELLGLARVVREGVERAFGIRLENEPVLVGCAI, encoded by the coding sequence GTGGCTGAGCGGCTGGCCGACCACACGACCCTGCGGCTGGGTGGACCGGCGCGCGAGTGGGTCCGGGCGACGACCGAGTCCGAGGTCATCGACGCGGTCGCGAGCGCCGACGAGGCCGGCACGCCGGTGCTGGTCCTGGGCGGCGGCTCCAACCTCGTGGTGGCCGACGCCGGTTTCGAGGGTCGCGTGGTCGAGATCGCCACCCGCGGGATCAGCGCCGACGCCGACTCGCCGGACGACCTGGCCTGCCTGGGCGCGGTCACGGTGACGGCCGCGGCAGGGGAGAGCTGGGACGAGCTGGTCGCCACCGCCGTCGAGCGGGGATGGGTCGGCGTCGAGGCGCTCTCCGGCATCCCCGGCAGTGTCGGAGCGACCCCGATCCAGAACGTCGGCGCCTACGGCCAGGACGTCTCCCAGACCATCGCGTCGGTCCGGGTCTGGGACCGGGTGCTCAAGGGTGTGCGCACCTTCGCCGTCGCCGACTGCGGGTTCGGCTATCGCACGAGCCGGTTCAAGGCCGACCCCGGTCGACACGTCGTGCTCGAGGTCAGGTTCCTGCTCAAGCAGGGGACGCTCGGGGCGCCGGTCGAGTACGCCGAGCTCGCGCGCACCCTGGGCATCGAGGTCGCGCAGCGGGCCTCGCTGGACGAGGTGCGGGCTGCCGTGCTGGCGCTCCGGGCAGGCAAGGGCATGGTCCTCGACCCGGCCGACCACGACACGTGGAGCGCAGGATCGTTCTTCACCAACCCGGCGCTGACCCCCGAGCAGGCAGCAGCACTGCCCGAGGAGGCGCCGCGCTGGCCGCAGCCCGACGGGACCGTGAAGTCCAGCGCGGCCTGGCTGATCCAGCAGGCCGGCTTCGACCGGGGCTATCCCGCCGGGGCCAGGGTGTCCCTGTCGACCAAGCACGCCCTGGCCCTCACCAACCGTGGCTCGGCCACCACCGAGGAGCTGCTGGGCCTGGCCCGGGTCGTGCGCGAGGGCGTGGAGCGGGCCTTCGGCATCCGGCTCGAGAACGAGCCGGTGCTCGTCGGCTGCGCGATCTAG
- the rplA gene encoding 50S ribosomal protein L1 — MQRSKTYRAAAETFNQDELYAPLTAIKIAKGGSKKKFDETVDVVMRLGVDPRKADQMVRGTVNLPHGTGKTARVLVFANAEKADAAREAGADFVGGDELIEKVNGGWLDFDAVVATPDMMGKVGRLGRVLGPRSLMPNPKTGTVTPDVAKAVADIKGGKIEFRVDRHSNLHFIIGKASFSETQLAENYAAALEEVLRLKPSSSKGRYIKKVTVSTTMGPGVQVDPNRTKNVASEDESQG; from the coding sequence ATGCAGCGCAGCAAGACCTACCGCGCGGCGGCCGAGACGTTCAACCAGGACGAGCTCTACGCCCCGCTGACCGCCATCAAGATCGCCAAGGGCGGCTCGAAGAAGAAGTTCGACGAGACCGTTGACGTCGTCATGCGACTCGGCGTCGACCCGCGCAAGGCCGACCAGATGGTCCGTGGCACCGTCAACCTCCCGCACGGCACCGGCAAGACCGCCCGCGTGCTCGTGTTCGCCAACGCCGAGAAGGCCGATGCTGCCCGCGAGGCCGGCGCCGACTTCGTCGGTGGCGACGAGCTGATCGAGAAGGTCAACGGAGGCTGGCTCGACTTCGACGCCGTCGTCGCGACCCCCGACATGATGGGCAAGGTCGGCCGGCTCGGTCGCGTCCTCGGCCCGCGCTCGCTCATGCCCAACCCGAAGACGGGCACGGTGACGCCCGACGTGGCCAAGGCCGTGGCCGACATCAAGGGCGGTAAGATCGAGTTCCGCGTCGACCGGCACTCCAACCTGCACTTCATCATCGGCAAGGCCTCCTTCTCCGAGACCCAGCTCGCGGAGAACTACGCCGCCGCCCTCGAGGAGGTGCTGCGTCTCAAGCCGTCCAGCTCCAAGGGCCGCTACATCAAGAAGGTCACCGTCTCCACGACGATGGGCCCCGGCGTCCAGGTCGACCCCAACCGCACCAAGAACGTCGCGTCCGAGGACGAGTCGCAGGGCTGA